The Thunnus thynnus chromosome 22, fThuThy2.1, whole genome shotgun sequence genome includes a window with the following:
- the si:cabz01007794.1 gene encoding mucin-22, whose translation MDNRLVLTVLFMTLSWMFVGIYAQATATAAPATATTGAHTTAAPATATTGAHTTAAPATATTGAHTTAVPATATTGAHTTAAPATATTGAHTTAVPATATTGAHTTTAATAGTHTTAAGTTGAQTTAAATTGAQTTAAATTGAHTTAAATTGAHTTAAPATATTGAHTTAAPATATTGANTATAATAGTQTTAAATTGAQTTAAPATTTAGPLMPNTTVETLETPVSRADCGSTQLCADEPSDCDPSQAGSCFFLSARQTSGRNFEFGLSGESTGYLSASLSLDATAGGNDTTYVCANNNGNVQFFGAVLNNGQLTLTELNVNSVKGRVNGNRIQCTFAATVPDQVTRAQGFSISVSTGPFNATSGELGSPTAAIRTPVVNLANPNATVTNEVTTATTSPSTAAPTTSHAVTLQQSLTHALLVTVGVLGLAML comes from the exons ATGGACAACAGACTGGTCCTCACTGTCCTTTTTATGACACTGTCCTGGATGTTTGTGGGCATCTACGCTCAAGCCACCGCAACAGCAGCACCAGCCACTGCAACCACAGGAgcccacacaacagcagcaccagCCACTGCAACCACAGGAgcccacacaacagcagcaccagCCACTGCAACCACAGGAGCCCACACAACAGCAGTACCAGCCACTGCAACCACAGGAgcccacacaacagcagcaccagCCACTGCAACCACAGGAGCCCACACAACAGCAGTACCAGCCACTGCAACCACAGGAGcccacacaacaacagcagcaaccgCAGGAacccacacaacagcagcaggaaccACAGGAGcccaaacaacagcagcagcaaccacaggagcccaaacaacagcagcagcaaccacaggagcccacacaacagcagcagcaaccacaggagcccacacaacagcagcaccagCCACTGCAACCACAGGAgcccacacaacagcagcaccagCCACTGCAACCACAGGAGCcaacacagcaacagcagcaaccgCAGGAAcccaaacaacagcagcagcaaccacaggagcccaaacaacagcagcaccagCCACTACAACTGCTGGCCCACTGATGCCCAACACCACAGTTGAAACTTTGGAG ACACCTGTCTCCAGGGCAGATTGTGGGAGCACACAGCTGTGTGCAGATGAGCCCTCTGACTGCGACCCCTCACAAGCAGgatcatgtttctttctttctgccaGGCAGACGAGTGGTCGAAACTTTGAGTTTGGCCTCTCAGGAGAATCTACTGGCTACCTCTCTGCCTCCCTGTCTCTTGATGCCACAGCG GGAGGTAATGACACCACCTACGTCTGTGCAAACAACAATGGCAATGTACAATTCTTTGGCGCTGTCCTCAACAATGGCCAGCTGACTCTGACAGAG CTGAACGTGAACTCTGTGAAGGGCCGTGTCAATGGAAACAGAATCCAGTGTACATTTGCTGCCACTGTACCTGACCAAGTAACTAGAGCACAAGGTTTCTCAATCTCAGTCTCCACTGGACCTTTCAATGCCA CTTCTGGTGAACTGGGATCCCCCACCGCGGCAATACGGACTCCTGTTGTAAACCTGGCAAATCCTAATGCCACCGTCACCAATGAAGTTACCACCGCCACCACTTCCCCCAGTACCGCCGCCCCAACCACTAGCCACGCCGTTACACTACAGCAATCCCTGACACATG CTCTCCTGGTCACTGTGGGTGTGCTGGGTCTGGCCATGCTATGA